In the genome of Chloroflexota bacterium, the window TTACCAACCGATTGCCCCACCGATGAATAGACCTTCCTCCAGTCCTGGCATGTCTTGCCTCTAAGGAGCCGGAAAGTCGCTCAGTTTCTGACTGAGACTTTGTTTAAGGGGCTTCGGTGCCACTTTCTTGTAGACCCCGAAGTAGAATAGCGCCGCCAAGCTGATGTTGGGAGATATGATTTACGCATAGGATTCCTGCTCCTATTGCATATTATGCGGCGGATGTGTTAGCATAGCAGCACTGGTTTCAGTTTAGGTTGTCAATAGTCTGTTAGCCCTCCCCGAGTGCAGCCACTGGCTCTGGATGACCCGACTCTAGCCAAATATCTCAAGGAAGGAGGTCATCCCATGAGCTTTGTGGACAAGTCCCTCAAGTGCTTTGACTGCGAGTCTGCTTTCACCTTCAGCATCAGCGAACAGGAGCTGTTTGCCACGAAAGGCCACACCCACGATCCCAAGCGCTGCCCATCGTGCCGCGCAGCCAGGAAACCCCAGAGTAACGGCTTCTCGGGCTACAATGCCACCGTGCGACAGATGTTCCCGGTAGTGTGCTCCCAGTGCGGCAAGCAAACAGAAGTACCCTTTGAGCCGCGAGGAGGTAGGCCAGTCTACTGCAGAGATTGCTACATGAGCATAAGACCAAACGTCGTGCGAGCTTAGCGGCATGTAGAATTCAGATGCGCTTGGTGACAACACCGAAAGGGAATGATCAGTGGTTAGGTCATCTGGCGATAGGAAGGATTGAAGAATGCACCATGACAACGAAGTGAGACTGATCGCTTATCAGATTTGGGAGCAGGACGGTCACCCCGGCGGGCATGACCTGGAACACTGGTTCAAGGCTGAGGCTGTCTGGCAGAAGAGACAGGGGCAGATTGAACACAGGGCCGAGGATTTGTTCAGTCGTACTGAATTACCAGCCCCAATGGTAAGTCGAGAGCGAAAGCAAACTGAAATACCCCGGCGGCGTTCCAAGTAGTGACTTGACGGTCAGGTGAACCCGAGGCTATTAAGAAGGAGGAAGAACACATGGCAGTTACAGCAAAGAAAGCAGACAGCGTATACAAGGTAATCGAGATCATCGGCACGAGCACCCAGTCGTGGGAGAAGGCTGCAGCGTCGGCGGTAGAGATGGCTGCCAAGTCATTGCGAGATCTTCGCGTTGCAGAAGTCGTCGAAATGGACATGCAGATCGATAATGGAAAGATCCTGGCCTACCGCACGAAGATAAAGCTCTCATTCAAGTATGAGAAGGAAGACTAAAGCTCAGGAAATATAGGCGCCCAGTTCCAGAACACAAAAGCCCATCTGCAAAGGTGGGCTTTCTTCATGTCTCCAGACTCACTCCAGCAGTGCCTCATAAAACTCCAGGCTATCCTCAGACCTTCATGCTCCCCCTAAGTCCTCCCACTGAGTTCCTCTCCGTATCCAAGCTGAGGCTGGGTGGTATAATGTCACAGCATCTCTCGCAGCAAAAGGAACACGACCTCACAATCTGTGGAAAGGATTGGGATTAAATGACTGTCAGTGGAAATGGGAATACGTCTCCTGACAGCATGAAGGTAGAGAGAAAGACCAGTGCCTTGTGCTGGTCAGCACGAGTCGTCACCCTGGTAGGAGCGCTTCTGATCGGGTTTCCATGGAGTATATACGGCATTGGCCTCACACTCCTGGTTGCCATAATTGCCTGGCGTTGGCACCTGCCAGGCGGCCTACTCATCATTCTGCCGACTGTTGCGTGGCTTATATATGTGTTGGTTGCATACATGTTTTTCAATGAGCGCCCAGTGAGCGAGTATGAGTTCTGGGACATCTATCCGTTTCTCCTTGCACTTGCCGCCCCATTCCTTTCCGGCGGCGTCCTTCATCTCATCGTCTGGTGGAAGGAGGAGAGGAAAAAGCAGATCCCACCGCAAGCATAGCACCATCACCACAGCGACACCCAGTAGAACTTCAGCGGTAGTGGTACATTGACAGGGTATACTATCCAAGACCATGCATGCTCTCATATATTCAATGTTGATCGACCGTGTGTTGCAGGGCATCAGGATATATGTCCCCGAGTTTTCCGGAATGAAACCAGGGGACAGAGTATTGGATGTTTGCTGTGGCACAGGTGCCCAGACGTTTCACTACGCAAGACTGGGTATCATTTCCTCCGGAATCGACCTGGATCACCACATGATAGAATTCGCTGAAAAGAGCAGGGTAGGGCAACGTTTGCCGAATGTCTCCTTTCAAAGGGCAAGCGCCCTGGATTTGCCATTTCAAGATGAATCCTTCGACTATGCTTCCACCTCCATGGCACTGCACGAAAAGGAAGGAGCAGCGAGAGATAGAATCATCTCTGAGATGCAGAGAGTAGTAAAGAAAGACGGTATCCTGGTTTTCGTAGACTACAGGGTGCCTTATCCGCAAAATGCATATGGCTATTTTGTCAAAGCTGCAGAGCTAATGGCGGGGAAGGACCATTTCAGATATTTCAGAGACTATATCAAGCAGGGTGGATTAGATTCACTGCTAAGCAGAAATCACCTTCATGAAGAAAAGAGGAGTCATGCCAGGAGAATGCCTCTTGTAATAGTGACGGTGAGACGCGCCTGAAACACTACCCGCCGCTGAGGCAGTCAGGATTTCAGCCACGCAATTCTTCTTTGAGGATGGTGTAGAATCTGTCTCTTGCGGTCCGCTCAATCCAGGGATGATGACCACAGTTCTCTATAAGAATAAATCTAAAGTCTTTGACTACACCGGATAGTGGGGTTTTGATACCTTCGGGAGGATGGGGGTCGTAGTCTCCGTGGATGGCCACCACCGGACATTGGATTTGTTTGCCAAGCGCCACAAGTTTCCCACTACTTCTCAGTTCTGTGGCATCTGCCCAAACACCTTCATAGATATCGTACCGGCATCCAATGACCTTACTTTCGTAAGGAAGGGGGTCATAGGAATCGGCTTTGGAGATATACTCACCAAATTGAGCGAAGATTCTGTTCTTATCCTTACTATCCGGGCCGTCTAAAATTTTCAAAAGAGAATCTACTGCTGCTCTCTCCTCTTCTGTCAGACGACTTAATCGAGTCCTCATAATATTCACTGCATATTTATCTTCGAATACACCGCTGCTAACAAGTATGAGCTTCTTTACCAATGAAGGGTTCCGGGCAGTGAGAATGAAGCTCAGCATGGCCCCCCAGGAGTATCCAACCAATATAACCGGAAGATCGCCGTTCTCTTTCAATACCATCTTCAGTTCCTGGAGTTGTCCTTTCAGGGTTGATTTTGTTTGAAGTGGTTCCAGAACACCGCGAGTTGTGGAAAGTTCCTTTGCCACCGGCGCCATCTCTCCAGGAGCACCAGGCCCGCCATGAATGACTGCTACGTTGAAAGGGGCCTTCCCGTATTTCTTCAGGTTTTCCATATTTGTTCTTAGCTGTAATTATGAATATTACGATTTGGAACGACGTTGATCAGTCCCCAGACATTGTACCACCCGTTAGGGCAGACCCGCCGTCGTTAGAGTCGGCCGGATGGATTGGGGGAACCGGAGGTTGATACCCGAGAGAGTTGCACAGCCGATGTTTCCGCAAAGAGATTTCATCCCCAGCGGCTCCCTATAGAACTTCAAGGTATCCGAGATAGTTTTGTGGTATAATATCTCTTATGAGGATTCTCCCATGAGAATTACTTCCAGGTGTAATTGGGGGTAAATGGCTGTCAAAAGTGCTGCACATCTAGCCCATCACTGGATTATAGACACTCTACCCAGAAGCGGCTTGTACCACGCTAAGTGCAAGAAGTGTGGTGCAGAAAAGGATTTCCCTCAAGAAGAGCCTCACTTCAGATTGAATGTATATAGAAAGCCAACTGCACCGTCAGTCATAGGACCACCATCACTTGAGCGG includes:
- a CDS encoding zinc-ribbon domain containing protein, whose protein sequence is MSFVDKSLKCFDCESAFTFSISEQELFATKGHTHDPKRCPSCRAARKPQSNGFSGYNATVRQMFPVVCSQCGKQTEVPFEPRGGRPVYCRDCYMSIRPNVVRA
- a CDS encoding DUF2934 domain-containing protein; this encodes MHHDNEVRLIAYQIWEQDGHPGGHDLEHWFKAEAVWQKRQGQIEHRAEDLFSRTELPAPMVSRERKQTEIPRRRSK
- a CDS encoding dodecin family protein, with protein sequence MAVTAKKADSVYKVIEIIGTSTQSWEKAAASAVEMAAKSLRDLRVAEVVEMDMQIDNGKILAYRTKIKLSFKYEKED
- a CDS encoding class I SAM-dependent methyltransferase, producing the protein MLIDRVLQGIRIYVPEFSGMKPGDRVLDVCCGTGAQTFHYARLGIISSGIDLDHHMIEFAEKSRVGQRLPNVSFQRASALDLPFQDESFDYASTSMALHEKEGAARDRIISEMQRVVKKDGILVFVDYRVPYPQNAYGYFVKAAELMAGKDHFRYFRDYIKQGGLDSLLSRNHLHEEKRSHARRMPLVIVTVRRA
- a CDS encoding alpha/beta hydrolase, yielding MENLKKYGKAPFNVAVIHGGPGAPGEMAPVAKELSTTRGVLEPLQTKSTLKGQLQELKMVLKENGDLPVILVGYSWGAMLSFILTARNPSLVKKLILVSSGVFEDKYAVNIMRTRLSRLTEEERAAVDSLLKILDGPDSKDKNRIFAQFGEYISKADSYDPLPYESKVIGCRYDIYEGVWADATELRSSGKLVALGKQIQCPVVAIHGDYDPHPPEGIKTPLSGVVKDFRFILIENCGHHPWIERTARDRFYTILKEELRG